A stretch of the Lactuca sativa cultivar Salinas chromosome 9, Lsat_Salinas_v11, whole genome shotgun sequence genome encodes the following:
- the LOC128129006 gene encoding uncharacterized protein LOC128129006, translated as MASGDSVKEMTSKFEKLNKFEGQDFRRWQKKMKFLLTTLKVVYVLSTPMPVLSESVEDEPLEATRRRSKWENDDYICHGHILNGMSDSFFDIYQNFESAKGLWDSLESKYMAEDASSKKFLVSNFMGYKMIDSRPVMEQFHEMLRILGQFAQHNLKMDEAISVAVIIDKLPPSWKDFKHNLKHNKEELTLTQLGSHLRIEESIRTQELDNNPKGKNQVGSSSVKMVEGESSKNPKKSNV; from the coding sequence ATGGCAAGTGGTGATTCTGTGAAGGAAATGACAAGTAAGTTTGAAAAACTGAACAAGTTTGAAGGACAAGATTTTCGTAGATGGCAGAAGAAGATGAAATTTCTCCTTACCACTCTGAAAGTGGTGTATGTTCTGAGTACACCCATGCCAGTCTTATCAGAATCTGTTGAAGATGAACCTTTGGAGGCAACAAGAAGAAGATCAAAGTGGGAAAATGATGACTATATATGTCATGGTCATATTCTCAATGGTATGTCTGACtctttttttgatatttatcaaaATTTCGAATCTGCAAAAGGATTGTgggattctcttgaatccaagtaCATGGCTGAAGATGCTTCTAGTAAGAAGTTTCTTGTTagtaactttatgggttacaAGATGATTGACTCCAGGCCTGTTATGGAACAATTCCATGAAATGTTGAGGATTCTGGGACAGTTTGCTCAACACAATTTAAAAATGGATGAAGCCATTTCTGTGGCTGTGATAATTGACAAACTGCCCCCTTCCTGGAAGGATTTTAAACATAATCTGAAACATAACAAAGAGGAATTGACTTTGACTCAACTTGGAAGCCATTTAAGGATTGAAGAGTCCATAAggactcaagaacttgataacaatcctAAAGGCAAGAACCAAGTTGGTTCCTCTTCTGTGAAAATGGTGGAAGGAGAAAGTTCAAAGAATCCCAAGAAGTCTAATG